In the Acidobacteriota bacterium genome, GTATAAGCTGCTACGATCAGAGGTGGATTCGGGATAGGCTTCGATTGCCGGATGCATTATGGCCCAACCGCAGACACGCTTTTCACCGCAGGAGTACCTGGCCCACGAAAGGGCAGCGGCGACCCGAAGTGAGTATCTCGACGGCCAGATCTTTACCCTGGCGGGCGCCAGCCGCCGGCACAACCTGATCACACTCAACCTCGGCGCCGAGCTGAGGGCCCAGCTTCGTCGACGCCCGTGCGAGGTGTACACCAGCGCCATGCGGGTCAAGATCCCTGCAACGGGCCTCTACACCTATCCGGATGTCGTGGCGGTCTGTGGCGAGCCGTCCTTCGAAGACAGCGAGCTGGATACCTTGCTCAACCCGACCCTGTTGATCGAAGTCTTGTCCAAGTCGACCGCAGATCGTGATCGTGGTGGCAAGTTCGAGCATTATCGAAGCATCGATTCCGTGCAAGAGGTGCTCTTCGTCGCCCAGGATCGCGTCCATGTCATGCGCTACGAGCGCCAGCCGGACAGCACTTGGCTCCTGTCGGAGACCCGAGACGGCGGTGGACGGATGGCCTTGTCGTCGATCGCCGCCGAGTTGGACATTGCAGAGGTCTATGCCAAGGTTCGCTTCGATGACGTGCCGAGGCCAACGCCGGTTCCAGGTCCCGA is a window encoding:
- a CDS encoding Uma2 family endonuclease encodes the protein MAQPQTRFSPQEYLAHERAAATRSEYLDGQIFTLAGASRRHNLITLNLGAELRAQLRRRPCEVYTSAMRVKIPATGLYTYPDVVAVCGEPSFEDSELDTLLNPTLLIEVLSKSTADRDRGGKFEHYRSIDSVQEVLFVAQDRVHVMRYERQPDSTWLLSETRDGGGRMALSSIAAELDIAEVYAKVRFDDVPRPTPVPGPEA